In Hydractinia symbiolongicarpus strain clone_291-10 chromosome 4, HSymV2.1, whole genome shotgun sequence, the following proteins share a genomic window:
- the LOC130642104 gene encoding uncharacterized protein LOC130642104 gives MFQYLRKAVAGNNVKDLRNSLIQDEYRKKKLKENLARQIKKLQKSHVNDDVRIVERNDEDALQVCMALEAIFLHEYQQHAPSLAVTNLRSMFVDGVRTTDDDIVSIAFWDMLKEVTHHDVITQLKHLVVTTEIGLCRAWIRLALNDCLIVSYLDAILADRNQLKKYYGVNAFLMDSELPDILKEYLQGLMQFEFRLNYNSSKLNMWDTLPLQLAGILPDDNKLESKQSAQCEGNTARLKDVAVKNDILGPVLTRSDIQQTGINISLIQDTQTQNESKTPLSTASSDKIQLNESPSVEGIQSSIDTTVSRKIFKIESDTLTKNVSSEHVENVEEKESSPSTHDVDAESMSQNSVVQNDANEAPPVFIGNRLGGNGWSGWSSSFERESSVDVNSEEKQDSGEKSVEENTDKEEIADMNKKNESFGTLLKVYGDNNPSKDTEVLNPSSDEVDAGVVILPKENTVTEAPEKEDCTSPTQSDANLAQMNFEVVPMSYSLQKHHIDEKTQSSLNQLTMIGLEQGLDKQNFRCKQCGKPIGLIYGPYRVCYYDGGYYCFDCHDDEEHVIPSRVIQNWDFKRHKVSKYNKLFLMKIEEEPLFHIDEINAELYDVIIELKEVKLLRLQLLYIKEYVQTCRNEVTEDFRIRLWPREYLCDDIHQYSLLDLVQVYNGQLAHHLKKVIVQFSKHIYKCTLCRQKGFICEYCHDPAIIYPFQVNIAAQCPGCLSTFHIKCRRDKRCPKCVRIHLRSQTKKNEMDRRLSVNQKEQLGSSDIL, from the exons ATGTTTCAATACCTTCGAAAAGCTGTTGCAGGAAACAATGTAAAAG ATCTACGAAATAGTTTAATCCAGGATGAGTAtcgaaagaaaaagttgaaagaGAATTTAGCACGCCAAATTAAAAAG ttGCAAAAATCACATGTAAATGATGATGTTCGCATCGTTGAAAG AAATGATGAAGACGCATTGCAAGTGTGTATGGCATTGGAAGCCATATTTCTGCATGAATACCAGCAACATGCTCCTTCG TTAGCAGTCACCAATTTGCGATCAATGTTTGTTGATGGAGTTCGCACCACTGACGATGATATTGTTTCCATA gcATTCTGGGATATGTTGAAGGAGGTTACACACCATGATGTTATTACACAGCTCAAGCACTTAGTAGTAACAACAGAGATTGGTTTATGCAGG GCTTGGATACGACTTGCCTTAAATGATTGCTTAATAGTTAGCTATCTGGATGCAATTCTAGCTGACAGAAATCAGCTAAA gaAATATTATGGAGTGAATGCTTTTCTTATGGATAGTGAACTACCTGATATCTTAAAAGAGTATCTACAAG GTCTCATGCAGTTTGAGTTTCGTTTGAACTACAACTCATCGAAGTTAAATATGTGGGACACACTTCCGTTACAACTTGCAGGTATACTACCGGACGATAACAAACTAGAATCAAAACAAAGTGCTCAATGTGAAGGTAATACAGCTCGCTTGAAAGATGTAGCTGTCAAAAATGATATTCTTGGTCCTGTTTTAACACGTAGTGATATTCAACAAACAG GCATCAATATAAGTTTAATTCAGGACACGCAAACTCAAAATGAAAGTAAAACTCCATTATCAACGGCATCATCTGATAAAATCCAACTCAATGAAAGTCCTTCAGTGGAAGGAATACAGTCAAGTATTGATACAACAGTctcaagaaagatttttaaaattgaaagcgATACTCTTACGAAG AACGTTTCTTCAGAACATGTAGAAAAtgtagaagaaaaagaaagcagCCCCTCTACACATGATGTCGATGCTGAGAGTATGTCACAGAACTCTGTTGTCCAGAACGATGCTAACGAAGCTCCACCTGTATTCATCGGGAACCGTTTGGGTGGTAACGGATGGTCTGGTTGGTCTTCTTCGTTTGAACGGGAGTCCTCTGTTGATGTCAATTCTGAGGAAAAACAAGATTCGGGAGAAAAAAGTGTGGAGGAGAACACAGATAAGGAGGAAATTGCTGATATGAACAAGAAAAACGAAAGTTTTGGGACACTTCTCAAAGTATATGGTGACAACAATCCGTCTAAAGATACAGAAGTACTGAATCCATCTTCTGATGAGGTAGATGCAGGCGTGGTCATATTACCCAAGGAAAATACTGTTACAGAAGCACCAGAG aAGGAGGACTGTACTTCCCCTACTCAGTCAG ATGCCAATCTTGCACAGATGAATTTTGAG GTTGTTCCAATGAGTTATTCTTTACAAAAACATCACATAGACGAG AAAACTCAATCTTCGTTGAATCAACTAACTATGATTGGATTGGAGCAAGGTTTAGATAAACAGAATTTCCGCTGCAAGCAATGTGGAAAACCTATTGGTTTAA tataTGGGCCGTACAGAGTGTGTTATTATGATGGAGG GTATTATTGTTTTGATTGCCATGACGACGAAGAACACGTGATACCTTCGAGAGTTATACAAAACTGGGATTTCAAAAGACATAAAG taTCAAAGTATAACAAATTATTCTTAATGAAAATTGAAGAAGAACCACTTTTTCATATTGATGAGATTAATGCTGAATTGTATGATGTGATCATAGAACTGAAAGAAGTCAAG CTTCTTCGTTTGCAACTCCTGTACATCAAGGAATATGTTCAAACATGCAGAAATGAAGTAACAGAAGACTTCAGAATCAG GTTATGGCCACGAGAATATTTATGTGATGACATTCATCAATATTCGTTATTA GATTTGGTGCAAGTCTACAATGGTCAGCTTGCGCACCATTTGAAGAAAGTGATTGTGCAGTtttcaaaacatatatataaatgCACA ctttgTCGACAGAAAGGATTCATTTGTGAATATTGTCACGATCCAGCAATCATTTATCCGTTTCAAGTCAATATAGCCGCACAG TGTCCAGGCTGTTTATCAACGTTTCACATTAAATGTCGCCGCGATAAACGATGTCCGAAATGTGTACGAATACATTTGCGTTCTCAGACCAAAAAAAATGAGATGGATCGGCGGCTCTCTGTCAATCAAAAAGAACAGTTGGGGAGCAGTGATATTTTGTGA
- the LOC130642106 gene encoding xyloside xylosyltransferase 1-like — MGWKRLIIVRNMIILVMVMLILLYSHEISKSFSAALEKSEETIINFGELQHYSHTVVTNVTQKCNKSINILIQFVNAKENRKLQKNLFNFLVSLLSRTRCHITLYITSDKDGKGIAEAIFSTFQKSFTLLVLPKRIYLDISVLAKQLVHVIKPLQELFSSNANAYYKNVLFFIPTAIHRVLPPKLSKIIMLDIDLQLRVDIMDLFAFFELMNATQIIAIAQEQQPVYWHITWDYRENNPGTLIGAPPPHGLTGFNSGVMLMNLDAMNNSKLYNTYLDDKVKLAQLALKYSYRGHLGDQDFYSLLSFEHHELFYVLPCQWNRQLCEWWRHNGYGDIFDQYFNCSQPYHILHGNCDTPIPSNF, encoded by the exons ATGGGATGGAAGAGATTAATTATTGTTAGAAACATGATAATACTTGTGATGGTAATGCTGATTCTGTTATATTCacatgaaatatcaaaatctttTTCTGCAGCATTGGAAAAAAGTGAAGAAACCATAATAAACTTTGGTGAACTTCAACATTATTCGCACACTGTTGTTACTAATGTCACCCAAAAGTGCAACAAATCAATCAACATCCTTATCCAGTTTGTCAATGCTAAGGAAAATAGAAAACTTCAGAAGAACTTATTCAACTTTTTAGTATCTCTCTTGAGTCGAACACGTTGTCACATCACACTTTACATCACAAGTGATAAAGATGGAAAAGGCATTGCTGAAgcaatattttcaacttttcaaaaaagttttactTTATTAGTCTTACCAAAAAGGATTTATTTAGATATTTCTGTGCTGGCAAAACAGTTAGTTCATGTAATAAAACCGTTACAG GAACTGTTCAGTTCAAATGCAAATGCTTACTACAAAAACGTCCTGTTCTTTATTCCAACAGCTATTCATCGTGTTCTTCCCCCTAAACTCTCCAAGATAATCATGTTAGATATCGATTTGCAGCTGCGTGTAGACATTATGGATTTGTTTGCATTCTTTGAGTTGATGAATGCTACTCAAATTATTGCAATTGCACAAGAACAGCAACCTGTTTATTGGCATATTACGTGGGACTATAGAGAAAACAATCCTGGCACGTTGATTGGAGCACCCCCACCACATGGATTAACAGGTTTTAACAGTGGTGTGATGTTAATGAACTTAGATGCGATGAATAATAGCAAACTTTATAATACCTACTTAGATGACAAGGTAAAGCTTGCCCAACttgcattgaaatatagttataGAGGTCACTTGGGTGATCAAGATTTTTACTCACTTCTAAGTTTTGAGCATCACGAATTGTTTTATGTTTTGCCATGTCAATGGAATCGACAGTTATGCGAATGGTGGCGGCATAATGGATATGGTGATATATTTGATCAATATTTTAATTGCTCTCAACCGTATCACATACTGCATGGGAATTGTGACACCCCTATTCCTTCAAATTTTTGA
- the LOC130642108 gene encoding gamma-aminobutyric acid receptor-associated protein: MKWEYKEEHPFEKRRSEGEKIRKKYPDRVPVIVEKAPKARIGDLDKKKYLVPSDLTVGQFYFLIRKRIHLRAEDALFFFVNNVIPPTSATMGQLYQEHHEEDFFLYIAYSDESVYGC, from the exons ATGAAATGGGAGTATAAGGAGGAACATCCATTTGAGAAGAGAAGATCTGAAGgagaaaaaattcgaaaaaaataCCCAGACAGAGTTCCA gtCATTGTAGAGAAAGCACCAAAAGCAAGGATTGGTGATTtggataaaaagaaatatttggttCCATCTGATTTGACTG TTGGTCAGTTCTATTTCCTCATTCGAAAAAGGATACATTTGCGTGCTGAAGAtgctcttttcttttttgtaaataatgtTATACCTCCGACATCTGCAACTATGGGACAATTGTACCAGGAACATCATGAGGAAGACTTCTTCTTATACATAGCGTACAGTGATGAAAGTGTTTATGGGTGTTAA
- the LOC130642392 gene encoding uncharacterized protein LOC130642392, with protein sequence MSSEKAVCGCGVTLVVIFCLLIVILIPLSYSDIDYYDMGYLKTKTTGFVDTDKIYYSGRHWMGPAKTFKTFQKSVHTENFKRLSIFNKEKLEVRMTCSVHYVLRPEDLKLLHDTYDVGYKPILRTTILAALKGAATKFTIDEYRLQRSIVAEGLKTAASKALGGICCRKDCEINRMEPCSKNCLTYSKCKKKDKGVFAHLKYFQLQLVDITEEQETRFLRQVLLQEMKDTELFKQEEKVTRKKTEEQRVIIENQAKIVAHNATANSDLIKEKANIAGERIREDARNRGLKIIYDALNITNEEHKKTLDYIRTLRDSKNANMYIGFQYMVARP encoded by the exons ATGAGTAGTGAAAAAGCTGTTTGTGGGTGCGGCGTTACCTTGGTGGTGATATTTTGTTTGCTGATTGTCATTCTGATACCGCTCAGTTACTCTGACATTGACTACTACGAT ATGGGATATCTGAAGACAAAAACAACAGGTTTTGTCGACACCGACAAGATCTACTACAGTGGAAGACACTGGATGGGACCAgcgaaaacatttaaaacatttcaaaagtCAGTGCATACAGAAAACTTCAAGCGTTTGTCCATCTTCAATAAAGAAAAATTGGAAGTAAGAATGACTTGTTCGGTGCATTACGTTCTTCGACCGGAAGATTTGAAGCTGTTGCATGATACATACGACGTGGGGTATAAGCCAATCCTACGCACTACCATATTAGCTGCTTTAAAAGGCGCTGCAACAAAGTTTACAATCGACGAGTACAGACTTCAAAGAAGCATTGTCGCTGAAGGCTTGAAGACAGCTGCTTCGAAAGCACTGGGTGGGATATGCTGTAGAAAGGATTGTGAAATCAATAGAATGGAACCGTGTAGTAaaa ACTGTTTAACGTATTCGAAATGCAAAAAGAAAGACAAAGGTGTGTTTGCTCACTTGAAGTATTTTCAGCTCCAACTTGTTGATATCACTGAAGAACAAGAAACAAGATTTTTAAGACAGGTTCTTCTGCAGGAAATGAAAGACACTGAACTCTTTAAGCAAGAAGAAAag GTGACACGTAAGAAAACAGAAGAGCAACGAGTTATCATCGAAAATCAAGCAAAGATCGTTGCACATAATGCAACAGCGAACAGCgatttgatcaaagaaaaagccaATATCGCAGGGGAAAGAATAAGAGAAGATGCCAGAAACCGAggtttaaaaatcatttatgATGCTCTCAATATAACAAATGAGGAACACAAGAAAACCCTGGATTACATTCGAACCTTACGTGACTCTAAGAATGCCAACATGTACATTGGTTTCCAATATATGGTAGCAAGACCTTGA
- the LOC130642105 gene encoding uncharacterized protein LOC130642105 — protein MSHDVKKTEPKFRRDEFELLSQQPEQVYIRPLDSSGNRPVEESADRSIDLSEDRSVDSSGDRSVDAYKDVAVDSSEERSVNSFGERSVDPSEERPVDPSGDISVNLSGDRSVDPSENRSVNSFGDRSVDPSEERPVDPSGDISVNLSGDRSVDPSENRSVNSSDVTPVDVPASLLDVETFTARPQNSLANNLMTFIMVLFIVGILLMLILLPLSLADLEYYEMGFVKNKITGSVDTEKVYYGGRHFIGLAKTFKIFPFNLHTERFPKVSIYNKEKIEVTLNCSLQYALKSEDLHLLHDIYDVSYRPVFRAVILATIKGAATQYTIEEYRLKRRVVEQGLSDDVAKSLGGNCCPPNCSNNECKDCIPHKNCSANEKGLFASLKYFHLQHISITKQQESIFLRQVLEQEKKHTEVYIQQEMLMRKRTDEKRIAIEMLTKELSQVAVARSSLITSKAQVAAEARLNAARNHGLNLVYSALNISKEEKKLSFDYLRTLTDSTKAKLFLDFQYMVAEP, from the exons ATGTCTCATGATGTCAAAAAAACTGAACCTAAATTTAGAAGAGATGAATTTGAATTACTTTCACAACAACCAGAGCAAGTTTATATTAGACCACTGGATTCATCTGGGAATAGACCAGTGGAAGAATCTGCGGATAGGTCAATAGATTTATCTGAGGATAGATCAGTAGATTCATCTGGGGATAGATCAGTGGATGCATATAAGGATGTAGCAGTGGATTCATCTGAAGAAAGATCAGTGAATTCATTTGGGGAGAGATCAGTTGATCCTTCTGAAGAAAGACCAGTGGATCCATCTGGGGATATATCTGTAAATTTATCTGGGGATAGATCAGTAGATCCATCTGAAAATAGATCAGTGAATTCATTTGGGGATAGATCAGTTGATCCTTCTGAAGAAAGACCAGTGGATCCATCTGGGGATATATCTGTAAATTTATCTGGGGATAGATCAGTAGATCCATCTGAAAATAGATCAGTGAATTCATCTGACGTTACACCAGTTGATGTTCCTGCATCCCTTTTAGATGTAGAAACATTCACTGCAAGACCTCAAAACAGCCTCGCAAATAATCTGATGACCTTTATAATGGTTTTGTTTATCGTTGGAATTCTACTGATGCTCATATTGTTACCTTTGAGTTTAGCTGATTTAGAATATTATGAG ATGGGATTTGTAAAGAACAAAATTACTGGCAGCGTGGACACTGAGAAAGTTTATTATGGTGGCAGACATTTCATCGGACTTGCAAagacatttaaaatatttccttttAATTTACATACTGAAAGATTCCCGAAGGTTTCTATATACAATAAAGAAAAGATCGAAGTAACTTTGAATTGTTCACTTCAGTACGCATTAAAAAGTGAGGATTTACACTTGCTGCATGATATTTATGATGTTTCATATAGACCTGTTTTCAGAGCAGTCATACTTGCTACTATCAAGGGAGCTGCAACACAATATACAATAGAAGAATACAGGCTGAAGAGGAGAGTAGTGGAGCAAGGTCTTTCAGATGATGTTGCTAAATCTTTGGGTGGCAATTGTTGTCCTCCAAACTGCAGTAATAACGAATGCAAAG ATTGCATACCACACAAAAACTGCAGTGCGAACGAAAAAGGATTATTCGCTTCTTTAAAATACTTTCATCTACAACATATCTCCATCACTAAACAGCAGGAAAGCATTTTTTTGCGACAAGTTCTCGAGCAAGAGAAGAAACACACTGAAGTGTACATCCAACAAGAAATG TTAATGCGTAAGAGAACTGACGAAAAGCGAATTGCTATCGAAATGCTGACTAAAGAATTGTCGCAAGTCGCTGTAGCCAGGAGCAGTTTGATCACGTCCAAGGCTCAGGTTGCGGCCGAAGCTAGACTGAACGCAGCTAGAAACCATGGCTTGAATCTTGTATACTCTGCTTTGAATATcagtaaagaagaaaaaaaactgtCGTTCGACTATCTCCGGACTTTAACAGACTCTACAAAAGCCaagttatttttagattttcaaTATATGGTAGCGGAGCCATAA